Proteins encoded in a region of the Streptomyces violaceoruber genome:
- a CDS encoding EamA family transporter — MAATRPAVIALTALAPVSWGSTYAVTTEFLPPDRPLFTGLMRALPAGLLLLALARVLPRGAWWGKAAVLGVLNIGAFFPLLFLAAYRMPGGMAAVVGSVGPLLVVGLSALLLGQRPTTRSVLTGVAAASGVSLVVLEAAGALDPLGVLAALAATASMSTGTVLAGRWGRPEGVGPLALTGWQLTAGGLLLAPLALLVEGAPPALDGPAVGGYLYVALANTALAYWLWFRGIGRLSATQVTFLGPLSPLTAAVIGWAALGEALGPVQLAGTALAFGATLVGQTVPSAPRTPPVAAGAGPFSSASRNGRKDSMDLTGTALRR; from the coding sequence ATGGCCGCCACCCGCCCCGCCGTCATCGCGCTCACCGCCCTCGCCCCCGTCTCCTGGGGCAGCACCTACGCCGTGACCACCGAGTTCCTGCCGCCCGACCGGCCCCTGTTCACCGGGCTGATGCGGGCCCTGCCCGCCGGCCTGCTGCTGCTCGCCCTCGCCCGGGTGCTGCCGCGCGGCGCCTGGTGGGGGAAGGCGGCGGTGCTGGGGGTGCTGAACATCGGGGCCTTCTTCCCGCTGCTGTTCCTCGCCGCCTACCGGATGCCCGGCGGAATGGCCGCCGTCGTCGGCTCGGTCGGCCCGCTCCTCGTCGTCGGCCTCTCGGCCCTCCTGCTCGGGCAGCGGCCCACCACCCGGTCCGTACTCACCGGCGTCGCCGCCGCGTCCGGCGTCAGCCTGGTGGTGCTGGAGGCGGCCGGGGCGCTGGACCCGCTCGGCGTGCTGGCGGCCCTCGCCGCCACCGCCTCCATGTCCACCGGCACCGTGCTCGCGGGGCGCTGGGGCCGCCCCGAAGGCGTCGGCCCGCTCGCCCTCACCGGCTGGCAGCTGACCGCGGGCGGCCTGCTCCTGGCACCGCTCGCCCTGCTGGTCGAGGGTGCCCCGCCCGCCCTGGACGGCCCGGCCGTCGGCGGCTATCTCTACGTGGCGCTGGCCAACACGGCGCTGGCGTACTGGCTCTGGTTCCGCGGCATCGGCCGGCTCTCGGCCACTCAGGTCACCTTCCTCGGACCGCTCTCGCCGCTGACCGCCGCCGTGATCGGCTGGGCGGCACTCGGCGAGGCGCTCGGCCCGGTGCAACTGGCGGGGACGGCGCTGGCCTTCGGAGCGACCCTCGTGGGCCAGACGGTACCGAGCGCGCCGCGCACGCCGCCGGTCGCCGCGGGCGCCGGTCCGTTCAGTTCTGCTTCACGAAACGGTCGAAAAGATTCGATGGACCTGACGGGTACGGCCCTGCGACGGTAG
- a CDS encoding SDR family NAD(P)-dependent oxidoreductase: protein MGKSLTGKIAVVTGGSTGIGFATARAFRDEGARVFVTGRRKDALDAATAELGPAVTGVVCDVSVPADLDAFYGTVRDQAGRIDVLVANAGIGVAAPFGEVTEELIDSVFAVNVKGTIFTLQQALPLLSSNASVILTGSTASTRPTQGLEVYGASKAAVRNLARGWAHSSRTHGFRVNVVSPGGTRTPGLLELVPPEALQQAEGGIPLGRLAEPEEIAALTTFLASDASSYVNGAEFFADGGYAQV, encoded by the coding sequence ATGGGCAAGTCACTCACGGGCAAGATCGCCGTGGTCACCGGGGGCAGCACCGGTATCGGGTTCGCGACCGCACGCGCGTTCCGCGACGAGGGTGCCAGGGTCTTCGTCACCGGTCGCCGCAAGGACGCGCTCGACGCCGCGACCGCCGAGCTCGGACCTGCCGTGACCGGCGTGGTCTGTGACGTCTCCGTGCCCGCGGACCTCGACGCGTTCTACGGCACGGTGCGCGACCAGGCCGGCCGCATCGACGTGCTGGTCGCCAATGCCGGCATCGGCGTCGCGGCTCCGTTCGGGGAGGTGACGGAGGAACTGATCGACTCGGTGTTCGCCGTCAACGTCAAGGGAACGATCTTCACTCTGCAGCAAGCGCTGCCGCTGCTCAGCTCCAACGCGTCGGTGATCCTCACGGGTTCGACCGCCTCGACACGGCCCACCCAGGGGCTCGAGGTCTACGGGGCGTCGAAGGCCGCCGTCCGCAACCTCGCCCGTGGCTGGGCCCACAGCTCGCGCACGCACGGCTTCCGGGTCAACGTCGTGTCCCCGGGCGGGACGCGCACCCCCGGTCTGCTGGAGCTGGTCCCGCCCGAGGCTCTCCAGCAGGCCGAAGGCGGGATCCCTCTCGGCCGGCTCGCCGAACCCGAAGAGATCGCCGCCCTGACGACGTTCCTCGCCTCGGACGCGTCGAGTTACGTCAACGGTGCCGAGTTCTTCGCCGACGGTGGTTACGCGCAGGTGTGA
- a CDS encoding MarR family winged helix-turn-helix transcriptional regulator — protein MTERPPQPGPRKDPVDVIIDQWAAVRPDLDTAAMEVFGRVFRLARAMGDRMEKAYERFGISRGEFDALATLRRSGEPYTLSPRQLSATLMLTTGGMTGRLDKLERAGLLRRSPDPHDRRGLQVTLTERGLELIDEAVGVGLDAQTEALASLDAERSGQLAGLLRDLLAGTEK, from the coding sequence ATGACTGAACGCCCCCCGCAGCCCGGACCGCGCAAGGACCCCGTCGACGTGATCATCGACCAGTGGGCGGCGGTACGGCCCGACCTGGACACGGCCGCCATGGAGGTCTTCGGCCGGGTCTTCCGGCTGGCGCGCGCGATGGGCGACCGGATGGAGAAGGCGTACGAGCGCTTCGGCATCTCGCGCGGGGAGTTCGACGCCCTGGCCACCCTGCGCCGCTCCGGCGAGCCGTACACGCTCTCGCCTCGGCAGCTGTCGGCCACGCTGATGCTGACCACCGGCGGCATGACCGGCCGGCTGGACAAGCTGGAACGGGCGGGCCTGCTGCGCCGCTCCCCCGACCCGCACGACCGCCGGGGACTCCAGGTCACCCTCACCGAACGGGGCCTCGAGCTGATCGACGAGGCGGTCGGCGTGGGCCTGGACGCCCAGACCGAGGCGCTGGCCTCCCTCGACGCGGAACGGTCCGGTCAGCTGGCCGGCCTGCTGCGGGACCTCCTCGCCGGTACGGAGAAGTAG
- the malQ gene encoding 4-alpha-glucanotransferase, with protein sequence MPAAQPAEPPAEDLPEDLTRLAALHGVATSYRPSPDRTVPATATAVTLALAALGVDASSPGAVRAALTARETELRGRLLPPTVVRWDGGGTPAALAALPAGTRLRVDTEQGERLDGVGRLPHGVHRLTATAPDGRTADAHLIVAPARLPAPAVRSYGLLVQLYSLLSRRSWGMGDLGDLGELAAWAGRSLGAGFVQVNPLHAAVPGAPADPSPYRPSSRRFPDPVHLRIEDVPEFAYVTDHERARSLRERAGRLREGVLEKDALIDRDAVWELKREALELLHEVPLGPGRRAAYCDYLAEQGTALEDHATWCALAEVHGSDWHRWPEGLRAPRSAGTDRARRELMDRVDLHSRLTWLTDTQLTAAQRTAREAGMPVGIVHDLAVGVHPRGADSWAQQEYFAAGMSVGAPPDAFNSRGQDWGLPPWRPDRLAASGYAPFRGLLRGLFRYAGALRVDHVMGLFRLWWVPEGRPPTEGTYVHYDAEAMLAVLVLEAARAGVVVIGEDLGTVEPGVREALRERGVLGTSVLWFERDWTGDGRPLPPERWRADCLATATTHDLPSTAARLTGEHVELRDRLGLLARPLEEERAEAAADTAEWLDVLSRLGLLHGTGGDTGTPAEEAEIQAVHRFLLRTPARLVGLWLPDAVGDRRPQNLPGTWDQYPNWRLPVADAGGRPVTLEELAASPRLHALIDVVRDAARAAVPERGGVRDG encoded by the coding sequence ATGCCCGCAGCCCAGCCGGCCGAGCCCCCCGCCGAGGACCTTCCCGAGGATCTGACCAGGCTCGCCGCCCTGCACGGCGTCGCCACCTCCTACCGCCCCTCCCCGGACCGCACCGTCCCGGCCACGGCCACCGCCGTCACCCTCGCGCTGGCCGCCCTCGGCGTGGACGCGAGCAGCCCCGGGGCCGTACGGGCCGCGCTCACCGCCCGCGAGACCGAGCTGCGCGGACGGCTGCTGCCGCCCACCGTCGTCCGCTGGGACGGCGGCGGCACCCCGGCCGCGCTGGCCGCCCTGCCGGCGGGCACCCGGCTGCGCGTCGACACCGAGCAGGGCGAGCGGCTCGACGGCGTCGGGCGGCTTCCGCACGGAGTGCACCGGCTGACCGCCACCGCACCCGACGGGCGTACCGCCGACGCACACCTGATCGTCGCGCCCGCCCGGCTGCCCGCCCCGGCCGTGCGCTCCTACGGCCTCCTCGTCCAGCTCTACTCCCTCCTCTCCCGCCGCTCCTGGGGCATGGGCGACCTCGGCGACCTCGGTGAACTGGCCGCCTGGGCCGGTCGCTCCCTCGGCGCCGGATTCGTCCAGGTCAACCCGTTGCACGCGGCCGTACCCGGTGCCCCCGCCGACCCGTCGCCGTACCGGCCGTCCTCGCGCCGCTTCCCCGACCCGGTGCATCTGCGGATCGAGGACGTGCCCGAGTTCGCGTACGTCACCGACCACGAGCGCGCCCGGTCCCTGAGGGAGCGGGCCGGGCGGCTGCGCGAGGGCGTGCTGGAGAAGGACGCCCTGATCGACCGGGACGCCGTGTGGGAGCTGAAGCGCGAGGCCCTGGAACTGCTCCACGAGGTCCCCCTCGGCCCCGGCCGCCGCGCCGCCTACTGCGACTACCTCGCCGAACAGGGCACCGCCCTGGAGGACCACGCCACCTGGTGCGCGCTCGCCGAGGTCCACGGCTCCGACTGGCACCGCTGGCCCGAGGGCCTGCGCGCCCCCCGCTCGGCCGGCACCGACCGCGCCCGCCGCGAGCTGATGGACCGCGTCGACCTCCACTCCCGCCTCACCTGGCTCACCGACACCCAGCTGACCGCCGCCCAGCGCACCGCCCGCGAGGCGGGCATGCCGGTGGGGATCGTCCACGACCTCGCCGTCGGCGTGCACCCGCGCGGTGCCGACTCCTGGGCCCAGCAGGAGTACTTCGCCGCGGGGATGTCGGTGGGAGCGCCGCCCGACGCCTTCAACTCCCGCGGCCAGGACTGGGGGTTGCCGCCCTGGCGCCCGGACCGCCTGGCCGCGTCCGGGTACGCGCCGTTCCGGGGACTGCTGCGCGGCCTGTTCCGGTACGCCGGGGCGCTGCGCGTCGACCACGTCATGGGCCTGTTCCGGCTCTGGTGGGTGCCCGAGGGCCGGCCGCCCACCGAGGGCACCTACGTCCACTACGACGCCGAGGCCATGCTCGCCGTCCTCGTCCTGGAGGCCGCCCGGGCCGGTGTCGTCGTCATCGGCGAGGACCTGGGCACCGTGGAGCCCGGGGTGCGCGAGGCGCTGCGCGAGCGCGGGGTGCTGGGCACCTCGGTGCTGTGGTTCGAACGGGACTGGACCGGCGACGGCCGCCCTCTGCCGCCCGAGCGGTGGCGCGCCGACTGCCTGGCCACCGCCACCACCCACGACCTGCCGTCCACCGCGGCCCGACTCACCGGCGAACACGTCGAACTGCGCGACCGGCTCGGCCTGCTCGCCCGCCCGCTGGAGGAGGAGCGCGCCGAGGCCGCGGCGGACACCGCGGAGTGGCTCGACGTACTGAGCCGGCTCGGGCTGCTGCACGGCACCGGCGGCGACACCGGAACGCCCGCCGAGGAGGCGGAGATCCAGGCCGTGCACCGCTTCCTGCTGCGCACCCCCGCCCGCCTGGTCGGCCTCTGGCTCCCGGACGCCGTCGGCGACCGCCGCCCGCAGAACCTGCCCGGCACCTGGGACCAGTACCCGAACTGGCGGCTGCCCGTCGCCGACGCCGGGGGCCGCCCGGTGACGCTGGAGGAGCTGGCCGCCTCGCCCCGGCTGCACGCGCTGATCGACGTCGTGCGCGATGCCGCACGCGCCGCCGTACCCGAGCGCGGCGGCGTCCGGGACGGCTGA